The Altererythrobacter sp. Root672 genome includes a window with the following:
- the rpsD gene encoding 30S ribosomal protein S4 has protein sequence MSKRKSAKHKLDRRMGENIWGRPSSPVNRRSYGPGQHGQRRKGKMSDFGLQLRAKQKLKGYYGDVTEKQFKATYKKAAAMKGDTGQNLIGLLEQRLDMIVYRAKFAPTIFAARQIVSHGHIRVNGVKCNIASRKVLAGDVISLGSKAKEMALIIEAQSLPERDIPDYVAPDGTDKVTFTRVPKLDEVPYPVTMEPNLVVEFYSR, from the coding sequence ATGTCGAAGCGCAAAAGCGCCAAGCATAAACTTGACCGTCGCATGGGCGAGAACATCTGGGGCCGCCCGTCGTCCCCGGTGAACCGCCGCTCGTACGGCCCTGGCCAGCACGGCCAGCGCCGCAAGGGCAAGATGAGCGACTTCGGTCTGCAGCTGCGCGCCAAGCAGAAGCTCAAGGGCTACTACGGCGACGTCACCGAAAAGCAGTTCAAGGCGACCTACAAGAAGGCCGCTGCGATGAAGGGCGACACCGGTCAGAACCTGATCGGCCTGCTCGAGCAGCGCCTGGACATGATCGTCTACCGCGCCAAGTTCGCGCCGACGATCTTCGCAGCTCGCCAGATCGTCAGCCATGGCCACATTCGCGTGAACGGCGTGAAGTGCAACATCGCCAGCCGTAAGGTCCTGGCGGGCGACGTCATCAGCCTGGGCTCCAAGGCCAAGGAAATGGCGCTGATCATCGAAGCGCAGAGCCTTCCTGAGCGTGACATCCCCGACTACGTCGCGCCCGACGGCACCGACAAGGTGACCTTCACCCGCGTGCCGAAGCTCGACGAAGTGCCCTACCCGGTCACGATGGAACCGAACCTGGTCGTCGAGTTCTACTCGCGCTAA
- a CDS encoding RNA methyltransferase: MSGQSEPPIIVLVRPQLGENIGKAARAMLNFGLTEMRLVSPRDGWPNPSAGPAASGADVVLAGAQVFESVSEAVSDCAHVYATTVRKRGVTKPVLTPHEAAGEMHVNQGRSAILFGPERSGLETDDVAVARAIITVPINPEFGSLNLAQAVILCAYEWSRGCELAQPPMEELLPPAPQEELEGLIAHFEALLEPRSYFFPAGRADANRRNLRNVLTKPGWNHLEVRTLRGVLSTIERSIRND; encoded by the coding sequence ATGTCGGGACAGTCTGAACCCCCGATCATCGTCCTCGTAAGGCCGCAACTGGGCGAGAACATCGGCAAGGCTGCGCGGGCGATGCTCAACTTCGGCCTGACCGAAATGCGCCTTGTCTCTCCACGTGATGGCTGGCCAAATCCTTCGGCCGGTCCCGCGGCCTCGGGAGCAGACGTCGTACTCGCCGGAGCTCAGGTGTTTGAGAGCGTGTCGGAGGCGGTCTCGGACTGCGCCCACGTCTACGCGACGACAGTGCGCAAGCGCGGCGTCACCAAGCCCGTCCTCACGCCTCATGAGGCCGCTGGGGAGATGCACGTCAACCAGGGACGTAGCGCGATCCTTTTCGGCCCTGAGCGCTCCGGATTGGAAACTGACGACGTTGCGGTTGCACGAGCGATCATCACCGTTCCGATCAATCCCGAATTCGGCTCCTTGAACCTGGCACAGGCCGTGATCCTGTGCGCTTATGAATGGTCACGCGGATGCGAGCTGGCACAGCCGCCCATGGAAGAGCTCCTTCCCCCTGCCCCGCAGGAAGAGCTCGAGGGCCTCATCGCCCATTTCGAAGCCCTGCTCGAACCGCGCAGCTACTTCTTCCCGGCAGGCCGAGCCGATGCCAATCGCCGCAATTTGCGTAACGTCCTTACCAAGCCGGGTTGGAACCACCTTGAAGTTCGCACCTTGCGTGGGGTTCTGTCGACGATCGAGAGATCGATTCGAAACGATTGA
- a CDS encoding YdiY family protein produces MIDAAIASGNEQTAATVIALAKQTNPDDVTEIEAVETAYKADLAAARATKAEAEQAAIRSASPLERWSGRGEIGAFRSSGNTDNLGLSLAITLDRKGVDWTHRLRGTADYQQSNGQTTREQFFASYEPRFQISDGLFSYGLAQYERDQFQGFYGRYSVSGGLGYHVINSGGVNLSLKAGPAYRRTEYVLGGNEDSLAALAGLDFDWKITDRLKLTQDANAVAESGTGAAVFISSSNTSVNLVTGIDAKVSNRLSTRFSYAVDYNSDPAPGSVSTDTLSRFTLVYGF; encoded by the coding sequence ATGATCGATGCTGCCATCGCGTCAGGCAACGAGCAGACGGCGGCGACTGTCATTGCCCTTGCCAAGCAGACCAACCCCGACGACGTCACCGAGATCGAGGCTGTCGAGACCGCCTACAAGGCCGACCTTGCTGCCGCTCGGGCAACCAAGGCCGAAGCCGAGCAGGCCGCGATCCGCAGTGCGAGCCCGCTTGAAAGGTGGAGCGGCCGCGGCGAAATCGGAGCTTTCCGGTCCTCGGGCAATACCGATAACCTCGGCTTGTCGCTGGCCATCACGCTCGACCGAAAGGGCGTCGACTGGACGCATCGGCTGCGCGGCACCGCCGATTACCAGCAGTCCAACGGCCAGACGACGCGGGAACAGTTCTTTGCTTCGTACGAGCCGCGCTTCCAGATCAGCGACGGGCTTTTTAGCTATGGCCTCGCGCAGTACGAACGCGACCAGTTCCAGGGCTTCTACGGCCGCTACTCTGTGTCGGGCGGGCTCGGTTACCATGTCATCAACAGCGGCGGCGTGAACTTGTCCTTGAAGGCTGGCCCGGCCTATCGGCGAACGGAATATGTCCTGGGCGGCAATGAAGACAGCCTTGCAGCCCTCGCCGGGCTCGACTTCGACTGGAAGATCACCGACCGCCTCAAGCTGACCCAGGACGCGAATGCAGTGGCCGAATCTGGAACGGGCGCGGCGGTTTTCATCAGTTCGTCGAACACCAGCGTGAACCTCGTCACCGGGATCGATGCCAAGGTCAGCAACAGATTGAGCACGCGGTTCTCCTATGCGGTCGACTACAATAGCGACCCTGCGCCTGGCTCCGTGTCGACCGATACCCTCTCGCGCTTCACGCTCGTCTATGGCTTCTGA
- a CDS encoding YdiY family protein: MGFRGFLLRATVVGAVLAFGSSARAEVPEAVRKVISAAEASGDPAKAKTVYEMVRAAYPELKDELDLMEQQGKARVVSAAEEKRLQARQETSESGFFTHWDGRGEIGAKHSTGNSDEVGLTASLLLRRTGLTWRHKLTARAEFESTDGDTTTENYFLAYQPSYEIGNDLFLYALAQYERDPIQSFSSRYSVSGGLGYRPFERPDLRVELKAGPAWREINYIPDGGNSHFAIHVAADFEWQIASNLKFTETTGAYVQAGNQTFYSHTGLETGVGKGLKARLSYSFEYDTALPNNVKDVDTLSRFTLLYDF; the protein is encoded by the coding sequence ATGGGCTTCAGGGGGTTTCTCCTTCGCGCGACTGTCGTCGGCGCCGTGTTGGCTTTCGGCAGTTCAGCGCGCGCCGAAGTGCCTGAAGCCGTCCGCAAGGTGATTTCAGCCGCCGAAGCGAGCGGAGACCCGGCGAAGGCCAAGACGGTCTACGAGATGGTCCGCGCCGCCTATCCGGAGCTCAAGGATGAGCTCGACCTGATGGAGCAGCAGGGCAAGGCGAGAGTCGTCTCGGCCGCCGAGGAAAAGCGGCTGCAGGCAAGGCAGGAAACGTCTGAGTCAGGCTTTTTCACGCACTGGGATGGGCGGGGTGAGATCGGGGCCAAACATTCAACCGGCAACAGCGACGAGGTGGGGCTGACGGCATCTCTGCTCTTGCGCCGCACCGGCCTGACCTGGCGGCACAAGCTGACCGCTCGAGCCGAGTTCGAGAGCACGGATGGCGATACCACGACCGAGAACTACTTCCTGGCTTACCAACCCAGCTACGAGATCGGTAACGACCTGTTCCTCTACGCGCTGGCCCAATACGAGCGCGACCCGATCCAGAGCTTCTCATCGAGATATTCGGTGTCGGGCGGGCTGGGCTATCGTCCCTTTGAGCGGCCCGACTTGCGCGTCGAACTAAAGGCGGGGCCGGCGTGGCGAGAGATCAATTACATCCCCGACGGAGGCAATTCACACTTTGCCATCCACGTGGCCGCCGATTTCGAATGGCAAATCGCATCCAACCTCAAGTTCACCGAGACGACGGGTGCCTATGTCCAGGCCGGCAATCAGACTTTCTATTCGCACACCGGGCTTGAGACCGGCGTAGGTAAGGGCTTGAAGGCGCGGCTTTCGTACAGCTTCGAATATGACACGGCGCTGCCCAACAACGTGAAGGACGTCGATACCCTGTCGCGCTTCACCCTGCTGTACGACTTCTGA
- a CDS encoding GNAT family acetyltransferase, protein MLQIAQYRSEQFDGVRELWEEVFPNDPPWNRAERALPEKLAVQPELLLVATIGDTVIGTVMAGYDGHRGWLYSVAVKPSQQRQGVGSQMLGEAERRLADLGCGKINLQVRAGNEAVTAFYRRHGYEMEERVSMGKRLTN, encoded by the coding sequence GTGCTTCAGATCGCCCAATATCGCAGTGAGCAGTTCGACGGAGTGCGAGAATTGTGGGAAGAAGTGTTCCCCAACGATCCGCCGTGGAACCGGGCGGAGCGGGCGCTTCCAGAGAAGCTCGCTGTGCAGCCAGAGCTGCTCCTGGTTGCGACAATCGGCGATACGGTAATCGGCACCGTCATGGCAGGCTACGACGGCCACCGCGGGTGGCTCTATTCAGTCGCCGTCAAACCTTCGCAGCAGCGTCAGGGGGTCGGATCTCAAATGCTCGGAGAGGCAGAGCGCCGCCTGGCGGACCTCGGCTGCGGCAAGATCAATCTGCAGGTGAGGGCAGGGAACGAGGCCGTGACGGCCTTTTACCGCCGCCATGGCTACGAGATGGAAGAGCGCGTCAGCATGGGCAAGCGCCTGACCAACTGA
- a CDS encoding nuclear transport factor 2 family protein, translating into MTEDDYHRYIKAFNARDYSALETFFTDDFALENAGFRVEGKKAFREFYAFFHEYCREEVIFKGFYPGKDGFVSNVVIRFTGLKDLSPALLAEKGYSGMTPVPAGVSVDVEFLILYQLAPSGLIRFIKGAVWIPAA; encoded by the coding sequence ATGACCGAGGACGACTATCATCGCTACATCAAGGCCTTCAACGCGCGGGATTATTCAGCGCTGGAGACCTTTTTCACCGACGACTTCGCGCTGGAGAACGCCGGCTTCCGCGTGGAGGGCAAGAAGGCGTTCCGTGAGTTCTACGCGTTCTTCCACGAGTATTGCCGCGAAGAGGTGATCTTCAAAGGGTTCTATCCAGGCAAGGACGGATTCGTTTCGAACGTAGTCATCCGCTTCACTGGCCTGAAAGACCTCTCGCCGGCGCTGTTGGCGGAGAAGGGTTATTCCGGGATGACCCCCGTCCCGGCCGGAGTCTCGGTCGATGTCGAATTCCTGATTCTCTATCAACTCGCCCCGTCCGGGCTGATCCGTTTCATCAAGGGCGCGGTCTGGATTCCTGCGGCCTGA
- the nrdR gene encoding transcriptional regulator NrdR, with protein MRCPFCAHDDSQVKDSRPTEDNTAIRRRRQCDSCGGRFTTFERVQLREVMVIKSEGKREPFDRSKVEQSVALACRKRSVEQERIDQLVSGIQRQVETAGETEIPSSLIGEMVMEGLRQLDSVAYIRFASVYRDFSEARDFEEFASSVRDVGTV; from the coding sequence TTGCGTTGCCCCTTCTGCGCGCATGACGACAGCCAGGTAAAGGATTCGCGCCCCACCGAAGACAACACGGCGATCCGCCGCCGCCGCCAGTGCGACAGCTGCGGTGGCCGTTTCACGACGTTCGAACGCGTGCAACTGCGCGAGGTCATGGTGATCAAAAGCGAAGGCAAGCGCGAACCCTTCGACCGCAGCAAGGTCGAACAATCAGTCGCGCTCGCCTGCCGCAAGCGCAGCGTCGAACAGGAGCGGATCGACCAACTCGTTTCAGGCATCCAGCGCCAGGTCGAAACCGCTGGGGAGACCGAAATCCCCTCGTCCCTGATCGGCGAAATGGTCATGGAGGGGTTAAGGCAGCTCGACTCCGTCGCCTACATTCGCTTCGCCTCCGTCTATCGCGACTTCTCCGAAGCTCGCGATTTCGAGGAATTTGCCAGTAGCGTGCGTGATGTCGGGACAGTCTGA
- the tgt gene encoding tRNA guanosine(34) transglycosylase Tgt, producing MASEPARFAFTVEARDGKARTGRIEMRRGEIRTPAFMPVGTAATVKAMKPEAVRATGADVILGNTYHLMLRPGAERVAKLGGLHKFMNWHRPILTDSGGYQVMSLSDLRKLTEEGVEFRSHLDGSKHMLSPERSMEIQRLLGSDIVMCFDECPKTDRPRDEIAASMELSMRWAQRSRDAFDAGGAHAEGAALFGIQQGALDEELRRRSADALQAIGFDGYAIGGLAVGEGQEAMFATLEFAPGQLPENAPRYLMGVGKPDDLVGAVERGVDMFDCVLPTRSGRNGQAFTWFGPLNLRNAKHAEDTGPLDEQCTCPTCATYSRAYLHHLQKSGEILGAMLVTEHNLSFYQQLMVGMREAISGGRFADFAADFRRDYLSS from the coding sequence ATGGCTTCTGAACCCGCGCGTTTCGCATTCACCGTCGAGGCGCGCGACGGAAAGGCCCGCACCGGTCGCATCGAGATGCGCCGGGGTGAGATCCGCACTCCGGCCTTCATGCCGGTGGGCACGGCGGCGACGGTCAAGGCGATGAAGCCCGAAGCGGTCCGAGCGACCGGAGCGGACGTGATCCTTGGCAACACCTATCACCTGATGCTGCGTCCGGGCGCCGAGCGGGTGGCCAAGCTGGGCGGGCTGCACAAGTTTATGAACTGGCACCGGCCGATCCTGACGGACAGCGGTGGATACCAGGTGATGAGCCTGTCGGACCTGCGCAAGCTTACCGAAGAAGGCGTCGAGTTCCGAAGCCATCTCGACGGCTCGAAGCACATGCTGAGCCCCGAGCGGTCGATGGAGATCCAGCGACTGCTGGGGTCGGACATCGTGATGTGTTTCGACGAATGTCCGAAGACTGATCGCCCACGCGATGAGATTGCCGCTTCGATGGAACTCTCGATGCGCTGGGCGCAGCGCAGCCGCGACGCCTTCGATGCTGGCGGAGCGCACGCCGAGGGCGCGGCCTTGTTTGGGATCCAGCAGGGCGCCCTGGATGAGGAACTGCGCCGACGCAGTGCCGACGCCCTCCAGGCGATCGGCTTCGACGGTTACGCCATCGGCGGCCTGGCTGTGGGTGAAGGTCAGGAGGCGATGTTCGCCACGCTCGAGTTCGCTCCAGGCCAGCTGCCAGAAAATGCTCCGCGCTACCTGATGGGCGTTGGCAAGCCCGATGACCTGGTCGGCGCTGTCGAGCGCGGGGTCGACATGTTCGATTGCGTCCTGCCGACCCGGTCGGGCCGCAACGGCCAGGCGTTCACCTGGTTCGGTCCACTCAACTTGCGCAATGCCAAGCATGCCGAAGACACGGGGCCACTAGACGAGCAATGCACTTGCCCCACCTGCGCCACTTATTCGCGGGCCTATCTGCATCACCTGCAGAAGTCGGGAGAGATCCTAGGTGCCATGCTGGTGACCGAGCACAACCTGAGCTTCTACCAGCAGCTGATGGTCGGAATGCGCGAGGCGATTAGTGGGGGCCGGTTCGCCGACTTTGCGGCCGACTTCAGGCGCGACTATCTTTCAAGCTGA
- the rpiB gene encoding ribose 5-phosphate isomerase B — protein sequence MKIALASDHAAFELKAELAAWLAEQGHEVTDLGTNSADSVDYPDYGYKLAEHVAAGKSERGIALCGSGIGISIAANRHPAIRCALVSEPVSAGFSRTHNDANVIALGARLIGIEMAKACVTAFLTAPFAGDRHVRRVEKLSHLPQDA from the coding sequence ATGAAAATCGCCCTCGCCTCCGATCACGCCGCTTTCGAACTGAAGGCGGAACTCGCAGCCTGGCTGGCCGAACAGGGCCACGAGGTAACCGACCTCGGTACCAACAGCGCGGATTCGGTCGACTATCCGGACTACGGATACAAACTCGCCGAACACGTCGCGGCCGGTAAATCGGAGCGTGGCATTGCCCTCTGCGGCAGCGGTATCGGCATCTCGATTGCCGCCAACCGCCATCCTGCCATCCGTTGTGCGCTTGTCTCGGAGCCGGTCTCTGCCGGTTTCTCCCGCACCCATAATGACGCCAACGTGATCGCCCTCGGTGCTCGCCTGATCGGGATCGAGATGGCCAAGGCCTGCGTCACCGCCTTCCTCACCGCCCCCTTCGCCGGCGACCGCCATGTTCGGCGTGTCGAAAAACTCTCGCACTTGCCGCAGGACGCCTGA
- the glyA gene encoding serine hydroxymethyltransferase, whose amino-acid sequence MSSATNAANADPLYRFWHDSLEQADPEVAAIIGRELGRQRDRIELIASENIASPAVLEATGSVFTNKYAEGYPGRRYYGGCEYADQVETLAIERAKALFGCQFANVQPNSGSQMNQAVFLALLTPGDTFMGLDLAAGGHLTHGSPVNMSGKWFNAVPYGVRREDQRLDMDEVRRLAHEHKPKLIIAGATAYPRHWDFAAFREIADEVGAYLLVDMSHFSGLVAGGAHPTPFPHAHVVTTTTHKSLRGPRSGVILTNDEALAKKFNTAVFPGMQGGPLVHVIAAKAVAFGEALRPEFKIYARSVVENAKALAASLEEHGLNIVSGGTDNHLMLVDLSPKEVTGKAAETGLDRAFLTCNKNAIPFDPLPPTKTSGVRLGTPAGTTRGFGPAEFRKVGALIAEVLEGMRRNGDVGDAQVEESVRRRVNELCEAFPVYPGR is encoded by the coding sequence ATGAGTTCCGCTACCAACGCCGCCAATGCCGACCCGCTGTACCGGTTCTGGCATGACAGCCTTGAGCAAGCCGACCCCGAAGTCGCCGCAATCATCGGCCGCGAGCTCGGTCGCCAGCGCGATCGGATCGAGCTGATCGCGAGCGAGAACATCGCCAGCCCGGCAGTGCTCGAAGCAACCGGTTCGGTGTTCACGAACAAGTACGCCGAAGGCTATCCAGGCCGCCGCTACTACGGCGGTTGCGAATACGCGGACCAGGTCGAAACCCTCGCGATCGAGCGCGCCAAGGCGCTGTTTGGCTGTCAGTTCGCCAACGTGCAGCCCAACTCGGGCAGCCAGATGAACCAGGCGGTGTTCCTGGCGCTGCTGACGCCGGGCGACACCTTCATGGGTCTGGACCTTGCCGCGGGTGGCCATCTCACCCACGGTTCGCCGGTCAACATGAGCGGCAAGTGGTTCAACGCCGTGCCCTACGGCGTCCGCCGTGAGGACCAGCGGCTCGACATGGACGAAGTTCGTCGCCTCGCTCACGAACACAAACCGAAGCTCATCATCGCCGGCGCGACCGCCTATCCGCGCCATTGGGACTTCGCCGCTTTCCGCGAGATCGCCGACGAAGTGGGTGCCTACCTGCTGGTCGACATGTCGCACTTCTCCGGTCTCGTCGCCGGCGGTGCGCACCCCACGCCCTTCCCGCACGCGCATGTCGTGACCACGACCACGCACAAGAGCCTGCGCGGCCCGCGTTCTGGCGTCATCCTCACCAATGACGAGGCGCTGGCCAAGAAGTTCAATACCGCGGTGTTCCCGGGAATGCAGGGTGGACCGCTGGTCCATGTGATCGCGGCCAAGGCCGTCGCCTTTGGCGAAGCCCTGCGGCCTGAGTTCAAGATCTATGCCCGCTCGGTGGTGGAGAACGCCAAGGCACTCGCCGCGAGCCTCGAAGAGCATGGTCTGAACATCGTTTCCGGCGGCACCGACAACCACCTGATGCTGGTGGACCTCAGCCCCAAGGAAGTTACCGGCAAGGCTGCCGAAACCGGCCTCGACCGCGCATTCCTGACTTGCAACAAGAACGCCATCCCGTTCGATCCGCTGCCGCCGACGAAGACTTCGGGCGTTCGCCTGGGTACTCCGGCCGGCACGACCCGCGGCTTTGGTCCGGCGGAGTTCCGCAAGGTCGGCGCCCTGATCGCCGAAGTCCTTGAAGGTATGCGTCGGAATGGCGATGTAGGTGATGCGCAGGTGGAAGAAAGCGTCCGCCGCCGCGTGAACGAACTTTGTGAGGCATTCCCTGTCTATCCCGGGAGGTAA